AAAAACAGGGTTACCACCGGGACTTTTCTTTGTGAGAAAAACTGTTCGATAATCTCCGACTTACCGATACCATGCCGGCCAACGAGCATAATATTTTGGTGATCCGGGGTCAGTTCCAGTATCCGTATCAGTTCCCGGGTATTGATCTTTACGCCCATAATTTACTCCTATGTATCTTCATGCACACGGATCTCCCCAAGCAGCCCGGGCATGGTTGTCTGAAAATTTTTATAATAGATAGGCAGCTCCAAGCACTTGTTGTTTTTCAGATCCACCTTCAGTTTAATTTTATCATCATCCTTTTCGGTATGGTAGGTATATGGGGTATCCTTAAATATCGCCTCAAGCCAGGTAGTAATACTATCTCTGCTAATTTGCAGGATCTTTTCTTCCTTCTCCGCCCTTTCGGCAAATTCCAGGTATTCCCCTTCAATACTTTCCAGACGGTTCAAAAACAGATGGATAAACCCGGTCTTATAGATATGCCATCCCCATTGAATATTGAAGATCTCAAAATTGACCGCCAGCCTTTGCTCCGGCAGGATCCCCCGTATCATTTTGGTATAAAATTCCAGGTTAAGACCGTTTCCCCTATCGTTTTTTACACTGTAAAAGTCATAGTCCTTCCGGTAGGTAAAACGGTTTTCCAGTTTGACCGTACTAAACCCGGATAGCCCCAGCCCCGGACCGTTTATTGCTGCGTAAATGTCGTCTATTGAATCATTGGTATGATCCAGGGAAGCGTATAGTTCGTTGGCCTTTTTTCTGAGGAAATCCTGTTTTTTTTCACGCAGGGATCTCAATACTTAAACCTCACTTGGATGGTTCAAGTTTAAATCATATGATTATATCTTACAATTCGCATAAATTTATACCTTAAGGGTCCAGCTTGGTATATCGAAATAGGTCTTTAGCGGCAATAGGGATTGGCTTCCGGACCTCAGCATCCTGCTTCGATCCTCCAACCCGGGGTTCAGTCCTGCCGGGGCCATCCATGGCCCCTTTTCTTCCCGTTGGTCAGCGGACTGAACCCTTCAATCCCTATTGCCGCAACTCTTTTTGTCGATTCAAATTTTTTCTAGCGGCAATAGGGATTGAACCTATGACACTACGGATATGAGCCGTATGCTCTACCAACTGAGCTATGCCGCCGCGCTTTCCAGAACAACTCGCAGAGTTGGTCTGGAAAGCGCATTTAATCATTTCCTCTCGGCACGCGACCCATAGGGGCGCATGCCGCCGTATAATGACTCACTCTACCAAATCTACCTGGGTTTGTCAACGCGACGGACTAAGCTTGTTTTTCGCCGTAAATATGGGCGTATTCGTGGAGGAGTTCCAGGGCTTTTGTCTTGCACTCCCCTTTTCCGCAGCCGGTGCCGATCTTGGTTGCCGCCTGGAAATCCTCCCAGGAACGGGCGCCCTTGAGGTAGGCGTTTTCCAGGTCCTTGTCGGTGATGCCAAGGCAGGTACAGATCACCGTAGAAGCTTCCTTGAAAAGGCCGGGACGTCCGGTCTTGGCAAGGTAGTCGTCGATGGCCTTGCGTAGGGCCTTGTCTCCCAGGACGGAACAGTGGATCTTATTGGCAGGGAGACCGCCCATCTTTTCCACCAGATCTTCGGGTTTGATGGTGTAGGCATCCTTGATGTTCATACCCTTGATCGTCTCGGAGAGTACGCTGGTGGAGGCGATGGCGCTGGCACAACCGTAGGTCTTCCAGCGGACATCGGTGATGATATCGTCCTTGATCCGCAAAAGCATCAGCATCTGATCCCCGCAGATAAGGTTTCCGGTTAAACCCCGGGCATCATGGGGATACGTGGACTCATCCTCCATAAGCACATTCCGGGGATTGGTAAAATGGTCTTTGACCGTATCAGAGTATAACCATTCGGGCATACTATACCTCTCTCATGATTGTACCGACGGAACTGTCGGTACCGATGATACCGTGGACATGGCCCGGAACCGGGCGATGATAGGCGGTACCGTATCTATAATATACTCAATATCTTCCTTGGTGACACCCCAGCCAAGGCTAAAACGGATGGAACCGTGGGCCAGTTCCGGCCCTACCCCCACAGCCATGAGCACATGGGAAGGTTCCAGGCTGCCGGAAGCGCAGGCTGAACCGGTGGAAGCCTCAATGCCGTTGAGATCCAGGCCCAGGAGAATCGATTCCCCCTCGGCGCCGGGGAAGGAAACGTTCAGGGTGTTGGGCAGCACATCCGTGGGATGCCCATTGATGGTGATGTTCGGGACCTTTGCTAAAAGGCCATCCCGCAGCTGATTGCGCAGGACCCGGATATCCCGGCCGTAGGCTTCCAGGTTTTTTTTGGCCAGTTCCGCCGCCTTACCGTAGCCCAGGATACCGATGTTGTTATAGGTTCCCGCGCGGAAGCCATCCTCCTGGTGCCCCCCGTGGATCAGCGGGAAGAGGGGCGCTCCGGACCGCACATAGAGGGCGCCTATGCCCTTGGGACCGTAGATTTTGTGGCCCGACATGGTCAGGTAGTCTACCTTAAGATCATCCACATTAACGGGGATCTTCCCTGCGGCCTGTACCGCGTCGGTATGCATCCAGGCCCCGGCGGCCTTTGCCAGTTCCGCTATTTCCCGTATATCCTGAATAGTCCCAATTTCGTTATTGGCCATCATCACCGAAACCAGGAGGGTCCTTTCGCTGAGAACCTTCCGGTATTCGTCTATTTTAACCTTGCCGTATTGGTCCACCGGCAGAAAATAAACCGTAAAACCCAGGGATTTAAGGTAGGCGGCGGAATTGAGCACACAGGGATGCTCAATGGCGGTGGTGATAATTTCGGTCCGGCCCTTAAGCGGCTTCCCGGATGAATCGGAAGCCACACGCCGGAGGGCTTGGAACACCGTATTATTCGATTCCGAGCCGCCGGATGTGAAGATCACCGTTTTAGCGGGGGCGCCAATCAGATCCCCCACGGCTTTCCGGGCCTCCTCCAAGCGGGCATGGGCATGACGGCCGGAGCTGTGCATGCTGGAGGCGTTTCCGTAGATCTCGAAATCCTCTATCATCCCGGCTTTGACCTCGCTATTTAAAGGAGTAGTCGCATTATAATCCACATAGATTCTTCTTTTTTCCATTTCTGCACTCCATCTTTCTATCATTCAGTTGGACGTATTAATTCCTAGCTTTTCTATGGTATTAATATACTATATTTTTTTTCCCTTGGCTATACTAATCATACCTTTTCAGTCAGTTAAATTCAATTCCTAAAAACACTTTTTTGACTATAGTAACGGAACAAAAAAACGGGTATACTGGTTCACCATGATTTTCTCTGCGAATGATCCAGGTTTAAGTGATTCTCTGTTGGATAAGGCCCTGGGGAAATTGATTCTTTCCGCCTCGGGCTGGCGGGGAGTATTCGCTGCGGATGGTAATGAAGAAAGCGCCGCCGGGGATATTAGCCCGGTCCATAGCCTTATCGCCGCCGCTGCGGCTGGGGTCTTTGCGGATTACCTGAAAAAGACCATTCCTGCCCCCAGGGTGATCGTAGGCATGGATACCCGGCCCACAGGACCGGCCATAGCGGATGCGATAATCCGGGCTCTGTTGGTTTTAGGCTGCCGGGTCCAATATGTCTCTATCACCGCTGCCCCGGAAATCATGGCCTTTGCCCGTCGGGGCACATCCGATGGCTTTGTGTATATTTCGGCAAGCCATAATCCTATAGGACATAACGGCCTCAAATTTGGCCGTACCGATGGCGGTGTTCTGCCGGGCTCCGAAGCGCTGCCCATAATTGAAGAATTCCGCCGCCGTATGGCCTTAGGGGATCGTATTCCCCAGGCTATGGGACTGATAAACCGGGCGAATACCAAGGCCCTGGAGGAAGTATACGCCGAAACCGGCCGGGTTAAGCAGGAAGCCTATCAAGCCTACCTGGATTTTACCCGGGAAGTAAACGCCGGAACCGCCTCCGGTCAGGAAGAGGGTATCCTGGGGATCATCTCCCGGAATATTCGGGACCGGCCTTTAGGCGCGGCGATTGATTTTAACGGTTCCGCCCGGAGCCTTACTATCGACAAGGAATTCTTCTCTTCCCTGGGGCTGAAGGTCCACGCTATGAACGATAAGCCCGGGGAAATTGCCCACCGCATAATCCCCGAGGGGGAATCCCTGGAACCCTGCCGTCTTTTTTTGGAGGAAGTCCACGCAAGGGACCCTTCGGTACTACTCGGCGTCGTCCCGGACTGTGACGGCGACCGGGGGAACCTGGTTTTTTGGGATGATGCCCGGAACAAGGCCCGCGCCCTGGAAGCCCAGGAAGTGTTTGCCCTGGCCTGTGTTTCGGAACTGGCCCACCTGGTGTGGACCGGGGAACTCAGCTATGATAATAGGGGCAACGCCCTGCAAAAAGCTGCGGTGGCGATAAACGATCCCACCTCCATGCGCATTGACCGTATCGCCCAGGCCTTTGACGTTTCGGTGTTCCGCGCCGAAGTGGGGGAAGCCAATGTGGTAGGCCTTGCCCGGAAGCTGCGGGAACAGGGCTATGTGGTCCGCATCCTTGGGGAAGGTTCTGCCGGGGGGAATATCACCCATCCATCGGCGGTGCGGGACCCCATCAACACCATGCTCTCCCTGATAAAGCTCCTCACCATACGGAGCGAGGGTGAACGGAAGGGGTTTTTCGAACTCTGGTGCGATCTTTCAGACCAGGCCGAAACCTACCATCCGGACTTTAGCCTGGCCGATATTATCGCCGCCCTCCCCGCCTTTATCAGCACCGGCACCTCCACCCCCGAGGCGATGCTTCAAGTAAAAACCACGGATCACGGTCTTTTAAAGAGCCGGTACCAAAAGGTATTCCTCCGGGACTGGGAAGAAAAAAAAGAATCCCTCCTAAGTCGTTATGGCATCACCGCTTGGGAAGCCGCCGCATACAACGGTATGGAAGAGAAACGGGGCATCTCCGATTTTTCCACCGCCGGCCGCGGGGGGCTAAAGATTAGTTTTATTAACAAGGCTGGTCATAAGGCAGCCTGCATCTGGATGCGGGGCTCCGCTACCGAACCGGTATTCCGGGTTATGGCGGATGTGGGGGGGTCGGACAGGCGAATCGAACGGGCCCTCATCGAATGGCAGCGTAAGATGGTCAGCGAAGCGGACAATTATTTAGGAGCATAGCATGGGTATACGGGGTGAGTTATTTTCAACCAAAGTTTTGCTGCAAAACAGGACTTATTTCTTCAACGTGAAGGAAAACCGCATGGGGGATCTCTACCTCAACATTGTGGAAAGCAAAAACAAGGATACCGGTGGTTTTGAGCGCCAGTCGGTGATCCTCTTTGCGGAGGATCTCCCGGAATTCCTCAAGGGCTTCGACGAATCCCTGCGGGTCCTGGAAAAGGCGGTCAAGGAAAAACGCCGTGCCAGCCCCCGTGAAGACCGCCCCAACAGAAAGCCCCCCACGGATAGTTCCGGGGACACACCAAGAAGAGGCAGCGGTGATGAAGCCCCCCGTGATAAAAAACGCTATACCGGGAAAACAAGCGGCGCCGCTTCCCGAAACGCCCCCGGTACAAGCTCCCGCTCCGCTCCCGGCACAGGCCCGCGCACCGCTTCCCGGGGCAAGCCAAAAACCGCCGACCGCAAGCCCCGGAAGGTGGTGGTACGGAAGCGGGACCGAGATGATTGATATAGACCATAGTCTTGCCTATCCCTTTAATTCTGTTGTATTATAGTAATAAAGGAAGAATTGTGGCAAAACAAAAGATACCTGCTACGCCTTCGGTTCGGCGCCTGCCGTCCTATCTAAATATAATTCGCCAGATACAAAAGGAAGGCGGTAAATACATATCGGGAACGCTGATTGCTCAGGAATTGAGTCTGGAACCCATCCAGGTACGGAAAGATCTGGCAATTACCGGGGTTATCGGAAAACCTAAGAAGGGATACCCAATAAATACCCTGATTAGCGCCATTGAGCGCTTCCTCGGCTGGGATTCGATGCAGGATGTAATTTTGGTAGGAGCGGGGAACCTGGGCAGCGCCCTTATGGGGCACCAGGAATTCCGGCTCCACGGCCTGCATATTGTGGCAGCCTTTGATAAGAATCTGCAGAAATCCGGGACCACTATTCACGGGGTACGGGTTTTTTCTATAGAAGATCTTGAGACCGAAATCCACAAGTTAGGGGTAAAGGTGGCAATTCTGACGATCCATTCCAGCGCCGCCCAGGAAACGACGGATATCCTGGTTAAAGCGGGCATCCTGGGGATCTGGAACTTTACCTCGGTAAAACTCAGGGTACCCGAATCGGTGGTGGTACAAACAGAGGATCTTTCCTCAGGATATGCCATGCTCTGTGTGAGTATGCAGTCCCGACAGGATGCGGATAACGGAACAGCCCCTTAAAACAGCCGCCCAGGCCGAGATGCTGGCGAATCGCCTGAAAAAGCGATACCGGCATCTGCGGAAATGGGCCCGGCGAATTGGAACCGACGCTTTCCGTCTCTACGATCGCGATATTCCCGAAATTCCCCTGGTTTTAGATATCTATGGTAACGCCCTGGCGGGCGCCCTCTATGAACGCCCCTACGAAAAGGATCCCGCCGAAGAAGATCGCTGGCTCGCTTCCATGGCCGACGCAATTTCCCAAGCCCTGGACATCCCTCCGGAACGGATTTTCCTCAAAGAACGGGGCAGGCAGCGGGGTAAGGTCCAGTACGAACGGATCCTGGACCGCCATGAACTTCAGGATGTCCGCGAGGGCGGCCTTACGTTCCGGGTAAACCTATCGGACTACCTTGATACGGGGCTTTTCCTGGACCACCGAAAAACCCGGTCCCTGGTTCGGGCCGCCGCGCCAGGCAAGCGGGTCCTCAACCTTTTCTGCTACACCGCATCCTTCTCGGTCTATGCCGCCGCCGCCGGGGCTGAATCGGTAGATTCGGTGGATATGTCCAACACCTATCTGGACTGGGCTAAAACAAACTTCGCCCTGAACAAGCTGGAGGCCCTGCCCATCACCCCCCGGGATCTTATTGGTAACAAAGCCCTCCCCCCCTGGCGTCTCATCCGCGCAGACGTCCTCCGCTTCCTGGACGGCGCCGCTGCGGAAGCCCTTAGCTGGGACATCATCATCCTGGATCCCCCCGCCTTCTCCAACTCTAAGAAGATGACCTCCACCCTGGACCTAAAACGGGACCACCACAGCCTCATCACCCAATGCCTAAAGCTCCTGTCCCCAGGCGGAAAGCTCCTGTTCAGCGCCAATACGAAAAGCTTCAGCCTGGACCCGGCGCAATTTCCGGAAGCGGTAATTGAGGATATACAGGAAAAGATACGGGACGAAGATTTCCAGGGGAAACGGCTGCCCGCTTGTTATACGCTGGGGATGTAAGGCGCCAAAAGTAATACTTTACAAAAAGCCTTACTTGGTATATATTTATTACATGACGGCATATACCACAATAACAGAAAAGGGACAAATAACCTTGCCCGTTGAAATGCGCCATGCCTTAAACTTGACTCCGGGCAAGAAACTCCAAATCAACTTTGACGGAGACACTATTTCAATAAGCAAACCGGCTGATATTAAAGACGTACGGCGTATTTTGCAGGAAGAAATGTCAAAAATGGGAACAACGGAAATCAAAACGCAAAACGGCGACGGCTGGACGGCCCATGTAACGGAAACTTTCGGCAAAACAATCTAATATAAAGGAAGCTACGGCACATGGCGTCTAGTTTGGATACAAACTGTCTCTTACGATGGCTTCTCGGCGATGAGCCTATGCAAACCGCAGCAATAACAAATCTTCTGGATTCGGGCCAAACCTTTGTTGCGGAGGATGCAGCTATCATTGAAACTATCTTTGTCCTTGAGAAGGTAAAAAAAATCAGCCGCCAGGCTATCAATAAAGCGGTTTTAACTATTATTGCCCAGGGAAATATAAAATGCAGCCGGGAAATTTTCAATGAAACCATGGCCATTTATGAAAATCACCCTAAGCTCTCGGCGGTTGATTGTTATTTAGCTGTTTTAGCGCGGCTGAATAATACTATTCCGCTTTTTACCTTTGACGAAAAATTAGCAAAACAAATTTCTGAAACAAAATTAGTTGTATAAGGCTATGGAGGCTTTAATGACCGATTCAAAAAGACGGCTTGCTGCCCTAGGTACGATG
This genomic interval from Treponema primitia ZAS-1 contains the following:
- a CDS encoding class I SAM-dependent methyltransferase → MRITEQPLKTAAQAEMLANRLKKRYRHLRKWARRIGTDAFRLYDRDIPEIPLVLDIYGNALAGALYERPYEKDPAEEDRWLASMADAISQALDIPPERIFLKERGRQRGKVQYERILDRHELQDVREGGLTFRVNLSDYLDTGLFLDHRKTRSLVRAAAPGKRVLNLFCYTASFSVYAAAAGAESVDSVDMSNTYLDWAKTNFALNKLEALPITPRDLIGNKALPPWRLIRADVLRFLDGAAAEALSWDIIILDPPAFSNSKKMTSTLDLKRDHHSLITQCLKLLSPGGKLLFSANTKSFSLDPAQFPEAVIEDIQEKIRDEDFQGKRLPACYTLGM
- a CDS encoding redox-sensing transcriptional repressor Rex produces the protein MAKQKIPATPSVRRLPSYLNIIRQIQKEGGKYISGTLIAQELSLEPIQVRKDLAITGVIGKPKKGYPINTLISAIERFLGWDSMQDVILVGAGNLGSALMGHQEFRLHGLHIVAAFDKNLQKSGTTIHGVRVFSIEDLETEIHKLGVKVAILTIHSSAAQETTDILVKAGILGIWNFTSVKLRVPESVVVQTEDLSSGYAMLCVSMQSRQDADNGTAP
- a CDS encoding phosphatidylglycerol lysyltransferase, which encodes MIFSANDPGLSDSLLDKALGKLILSASGWRGVFAADGNEESAAGDISPVHSLIAAAAAGVFADYLKKTIPAPRVIVGMDTRPTGPAIADAIIRALLVLGCRVQYVSITAAPEIMAFARRGTSDGFVYISASHNPIGHNGLKFGRTDGGVLPGSEALPIIEEFRRRMALGDRIPQAMGLINRANTKALEEVYAETGRVKQEAYQAYLDFTREVNAGTASGQEEGILGIISRNIRDRPLGAAIDFNGSARSLTIDKEFFSSLGLKVHAMNDKPGEIAHRIIPEGESLEPCRLFLEEVHARDPSVLLGVVPDCDGDRGNLVFWDDARNKARALEAQEVFALACVSELAHLVWTGELSYDNRGNALQKAAVAINDPTSMRIDRIAQAFDVSVFRAEVGEANVVGLARKLREQGYVVRILGEGSAGGNITHPSAVRDPINTMLSLIKLLTIRSEGERKGFFELWCDLSDQAETYHPDFSLADIIAALPAFISTGTSTPEAMLQVKTTDHGLLKSRYQKVFLRDWEEKKESLLSRYGITAWEAAAYNGMEEKRGISDFSTAGRGGLKISFINKAGHKAACIWMRGSATEPVFRVMADVGGSDRRIERALIEWQRKMVSEADNYLGA
- a CDS encoding PIN domain-containing protein — its product is MASSLDTNCLLRWLLGDEPMQTAAITNLLDSGQTFVAEDAAIIETIFVLEKVKKISRQAINKAVLTIIAQGNIKCSREIFNETMAIYENHPKLSAVDCYLAVLARLNNTIPLFTFDEKLAKQISETKLVV
- a CDS encoding iron-sulfur cluster assembly scaffold protein translates to MPEWLYSDTVKDHFTNPRNVLMEDESTYPHDARGLTGNLICGDQMLMLLRIKDDIITDVRWKTYGCASAIASTSVLSETIKGMNIKDAYTIKPEDLVEKMGGLPANKIHCSVLGDKALRKAIDDYLAKTGRPGLFKEASTVICTCLGITDKDLENAYLKGARSWEDFQAATKIGTGCGKGECKTKALELLHEYAHIYGEKQA
- a CDS encoding cysteine desulfurase family protein yields the protein MEKRRIYVDYNATTPLNSEVKAGMIEDFEIYGNASSMHSSGRHAHARLEEARKAVGDLIGAPAKTVIFTSGGSESNNTVFQALRRVASDSSGKPLKGRTEIITTAIEHPCVLNSAAYLKSLGFTVYFLPVDQYGKVKIDEYRKVLSERTLLVSVMMANNEIGTIQDIREIAELAKAAGAWMHTDAVQAAGKIPVNVDDLKVDYLTMSGHKIYGPKGIGALYVRSGAPLFPLIHGGHQEDGFRAGTYNNIGILGYGKAAELAKKNLEAYGRDIRVLRNQLRDGLLAKVPNITINGHPTDVLPNTLNVSFPGAEGESILLGLDLNGIEASTGSACASGSLEPSHVLMAVGVGPELAHGSIRFSLGWGVTKEDIEYIIDTVPPIIARFRAMSTVSSVPTVPSVQS
- a CDS encoding DUF3276 family protein; this encodes MGIRGELFSTKVLLQNRTYFFNVKENRMGDLYLNIVESKNKDTGGFERQSVILFAEDLPEFLKGFDESLRVLEKAVKEKRRASPREDRPNRKPPTDSSGDTPRRGSGDEAPRDKKRYTGKTSGAASRNAPGTSSRSAPGTGPRTASRGKPKTADRKPRKVVVRKRDRDD
- a CDS encoding AbrB/MazE/SpoVT family DNA-binding domain-containing protein yields the protein MTAYTTITEKGQITLPVEMRHALNLTPGKKLQINFDGDTISISKPADIKDVRRILQEEMSKMGTTEIKTQNGDGWTAHVTETFGKTI